A window of Acidimicrobiia bacterium contains these coding sequences:
- the rplA gene encoding 50S ribosomal protein L1 — MIDMGKKRDDAIKRLDREKLHSPVEALDLVKATATAGFDETVEAAFNLGIDARQADQAVRGTISLPHGTGKSVRVLVFAEGDQARAAQEAGAYVVGGNELAAAVESGAQPADWDVTIAAPSMMAAVGKLGRVLGPRGLMPNPKAGTVTEDIGKAVNEFRTGRVEYRNDKFGNVHVPIGKVSFDADQLRANLAAAIDELMRVKPASAKGRYIRKLAVASTMGPGVKVDVGALDTLDE; from the coding sequence ATGATCGACATGGGCAAGAAGCGCGACGACGCCATCAAGCGGCTCGATCGAGAGAAGCTGCACTCCCCCGTAGAGGCCCTGGATTTAGTGAAGGCGACGGCCACCGCCGGCTTCGACGAGACCGTCGAAGCCGCTTTCAACCTCGGCATCGACGCCCGGCAGGCCGATCAGGCCGTTCGCGGCACGATCTCACTCCCTCATGGCACCGGCAAGTCGGTGCGGGTGCTCGTCTTTGCAGAAGGTGACCAAGCGCGTGCCGCGCAAGAGGCCGGGGCCTATGTCGTGGGAGGTAACGAGCTCGCCGCCGCGGTCGAGTCGGGCGCCCAGCCCGCCGATTGGGACGTGACCATCGCCGCGCCGTCGATGATGGCGGCGGTGGGGAAGCTGGGCCGGGTGCTGGGCCCGCGCGGCCTGATGCCGAACCCGAAGGCGGGGACCGTCACCGAGGACATTGGTAAGGCGGTCAACGAGTTCCGCACTGGTCGGGTCGAGTATCGCAATGACAAATTTGGCAATGTCCATGTGCCCATCGGGAAGGTGTCGTTCGACGCAGACCAGCTGCGGGCGAACCTCGCCGCGGCCATCGACGAGTTGATGAGGGTGAAGCCGGCTTCGGCGAAGGGCCGTTACATCCGCAAGCTCGCCGTCGCCTCGACGATGGGCCCCGGCGTCAAGGTGGACGTCGGAGCATTGGACACCCTGGACGAGTAG